In Candidatus Binatia bacterium, the genomic window GGGTTCTGTGAGGTGGCGTACAATCGAAAGGACGCGGCGTACCGCCGGGCGAAGCAGGAGGGGTATCGGTCGCGAGCGGCGTACAAGCTGATCGAGCTCGATCGGCGCTTCAAGCTGTTCCGCCACGGATACCGCGTGGTGGATCTGGGCTGCTGGCCCGGGGCGTGGCTGCAGTACGCCTCGGAGAAGACCGGCCCTTCGGGCCGCGTCGTCGGCGTGGATCTCGCGGAATCCGACCCGATCGGCGGGAAGAACGTTCGGATTCTGGTGGGGGATGTGGCCGATCCGGCCGTCGGTGCTCAAGTTTTCGAGGAACTCGGGGGCCCCGCGGACGTGGTCCTGTCGGATTTGGCCCCGAAGCTCAGTGGGGTGAAGCCCGCAGATGCTGTGCGGCATGCGGACCTCGTGCGCGTCGCGATCGAGCGCGCTCGCGGGTGGCTTCAGCCCGACGGCGCGCTCATTGTGAAGCTCTTCATGGACGCGGAATATCAGGGCCTTATTTCCGAGTTGCGGAGGACGTTCAAGGCTGTACGCTCAGTGAAGCCGGACTCGACCCGGCAGGGCTCGTCCGAGCTCTATACCTGTGCCCGAGGCCTGCGGGGCGACGGAAAAAGCTCCGCCGGCAGTGAGAACTGACGTGGGACAGCGGGTTCCAAATTTCAGCAAGATGCGAGTTTGCCGAGGCCTGATCCTGGCCCTGGTCGTTGCCGGGTTGGGCCTTCTCACAGGCGCGCGTCCGGCGGATGCGGACGTGGTCAACAACCTCATCCTCATCGAGGATGACGGCACCATCCTGGAACCGGCCGATCCGCTGCCGCTGGGGGGGCATCGGGTCGTCCTCACGCCCGCCGCGGGCGGATACACCTCACGCGTCGAACCGGGTGTGGTTCCGGCTGCGCTCGGCGCACGGCTCGCTCTGGGTGCGCCGGACGAACCGGCCCACGTGCCTCTCGTCCGGCCCGTCTCGATGTACGGGCAGTTCCATCAAGATCTTTTCATTCACCCGCACGGCGCCATCAGTTTCGGCGCGCCTCTGCCCGAGGGCGCCGGCGCCTGGGCGACCGACTCCGCGGATTGGCTCGCCGGGCTCGTCGCTGGGCCGCCGGTCCTCGCCGTTCTGTGGAACGAGCTGCGGCCGAACGAGGGCTCGACGCCCGGAGCCGGCGTCTACATTGCAGAGCTTCCCGACCGCGTGGTCGTCACCTGGGCTCGGGTGCCCTCGGCGCGTCCGGCCGGCCAGCCGAACACGTTCCGAGCGGTGCTTCATCGAAACGGGTTCATCGAGCTCGAGTATCCCCGCGTTTCCACCGGCTGGGGCATCGTCGGTCTGTCTCCGGGCAGCGACCGCGTCGGCACCGACATCGTCGACCTCGTAACCGAGCCCGACATCCTGCCGGGCCGCGCGCTGTTTTCCTGGTACCGCGACCGGCCGCGCCTGAACGAGGTCGCGCTGGCCCGACGCGTCTACACCGAAGCGCCCGACCGGTTCGACTTCCTCGCCGTGTTCACCGATCGCGTCGTCGAAGGCTCGCACCTTGTGGGTAGCGTTACCGTTGCGAACGACGTGCAGGGCATCGGCATGCCGATCTTCGATCACGCCCAGGTGTTTGGGAGCCGGAAGCTCGAGCACATCGTGCTCATGAATTCCCTGTCGTTCTACGACGACGATCCAACCAAATCCCCCCGCATTCCAAGCTATGCGTACTCGCCCTCGACGCTTGCCGTTCTCGGTCACGAGCTCGGTCACCGCTGGCTCGCCCAGGCAGGCGAGCCGCTGGTCGCGCCCGGTCGGCGAGGGCATTGGAACTACTTCCTCGACAGTGGCGGGTCGTTCATGGGCGGCAGCAGCCTCACCGAGAACGCCGACGGCACCTTCACGACCGACGAGGTGATGTCGCGGTTCGGTGCCCTCGACCAGTACCTGATGGGAATACGCCCGGCGGACGAGGTCGACGATTTTTTCGTGGTGGAGCGCCCCTGGGGGGTCGACGAGACGGCCAGTGCGGCTCCTTCGGCCGGCTTGACCTTCGCGGGCGAGCGGCGCGATCTCAGCGTGGACGACGTGATCGAGCAGCTCGGTGAACGCACGCCGATCGAGGACGGGGTTCGAACCTTCCAGATGGGCTTTGTCCTCGTCGTACCGCAGGGGGTTGCTCCGGCGCAGGCCGACGTGAACAAGCTGCAGCGGGTACGGCGTGGATTCGGTCCGTACTTCCGAGCAGCCACCGATGGCCGCGCGCGTGTGCGCACCTGGATGCCCCGCGGCACGTTCGCGCAGGCCGCCCCGATCCCCGCGCCGCTGCCTCGCAACCCGTTCATTCTAGGCGTCGACTTCCGTGCCGCGGACGACGGGACGACGGTTGCCTCGGTCGACTTCCTCGACGTCGGTGGCGACCTGCTCGAACTCGAGCTCTCCACGGACGCGAGCATCGGCGTGCCGCCTTCGAGCATCGACCTCGCACCGGCGGCCTTTGGAAATCTTCGCGGCACCGTTTCCTTCGCGCTCCGACACATTCCGGCGGGAGCGACCGAGATTCACCTGGCCCTCGTCGACTCGACGGGGCTGCGCAGCGAAACGTACGCGGTCCCGATCCCCGAAAGCATGTCCGAGACCTGAGCGGGCCTCGGGTCTAGCGCAAGTGGACGATGGTCGCGCCGGATCCGCCGGCGTTCCCTTCGGCTTCTTCGAAGCGCACGACGTAGGGTGAATCGGCGAGGTACTCACGCACGGCGCTGCGCAAGGCGCCCGTGCCGTGGCCGTGGACGATTCGCACGAAGCTCCTGTCGTCCAGTGAGGCTCGATCGAGGAAGGATTCGAGCCGCTCCAGGGCCCGCACCACCCGGGCGCCGACGAGGTTGAGTTCCATCGAGGACGACGTGTCGTCGGACTCGCGTGGAGCCCGGCGGACGAAGTGGGACGGGCCGTGGGCCTTCGGGAACTTGGGCGCCGCACCCCCGAGGCGTCGGAGTTGTTTCGCGGGCACGTCGAACCGGATCGAGCCGCGCTCGATCTGAGCGCGTTCGCCGGCGATTTTCACGAGTTTGCCCCGCACGCCGTTGCCGACGATCTCGACTTCGTCCCCCACAGAGAGTGTCGTCGGGGGCGAGGAGGGCGGTCTCGGGCCCTCGTCGAACGTGGCCGCGCGGCGCTCGTCGACCCGGGCGCTCTGCTCGAGACCGGCCTGGTGCACCCGACGGGCGGCGCCCTGTGGGTCGCGTCGGGCTTCGGCGAGTAGACGGCGCCCCTCGGTCTTGAGTTCCTCGGCGAATCGCTTCGCCTCGCCGAGTTCGTCCGCCCATTTCTTCTTCTTCTTCTCGCGGAGTTCTCCCGCCAGGGTCTCGTGCTCGGTCTGGAGCTTCCGAAGCCGTTCCCTCTCGGTGGCCATCTCCGCGGCGTCGCTCTCGTACCGGCGCCGCTCGGCCTCGAGCTGCGTGACGGCGTCGCCGAGGCTCTGGGCGAGATCTCCTCGCTCTCGTTCGGCCGCCGTCAGAAGGTCTTCGGGCAGGCCGAGGCGGCGTGCCATCGCGAGTCCGAGGCTCGGCCCGATGCTGCCGTAGATCAGGCGGTAGCGAGGCGAGAAGGTGTCTGGGTCGAAGTCGACCGCGGCGACGGTCGCCCCGCCCGAGTTCAGCGCGAAGATCTTCACGGTCTGGAAGTGCGTGGTGGCAAGCACCCGCGTGCCGCGGGAAATAAGGTTCTGCAGCAGTACGCGGGCGAGTGCGGCCCCGTCTTCGGGGTCGGTTCCGGTTCCCGGTTCGTCGAGTAGAACCAAGGAGGCGGAACCGCTCGCCGACAGGATCTCTCCCAGGTTCCGGATGTGGCCCGAGAACGTCGAGAGATCGTCCGCGACGTTCTGTTGGTCGCCGATGTCCGTCCAGACGCCGTCGAAGAGCGGAAGCGCGGCCCCGGCTTCGGCGAGGATCGGAATGCCGGCCTGCGCCATCAGCGACGTGAGCCCCAGCGTCTTCAGGGCAACGCTCTTCCCGCCAGTA contains:
- a CDS encoding RlmE family RNA methyltransferase produces the protein MPRFSSGFCEVAYNRKDAAYRRAKQEGYRSRAAYKLIELDRRFKLFRHGYRVVDLGCWPGAWLQYASEKTGPSGRVVGVDLAESDPIGGKNVRILVGDVADPAVGAQVFEELGGPADVVLSDLAPKLSGVKPADAVRHADLVRVAIERARGWLQPDGALIVKLFMDAEYQGLISELRRTFKAVRSVKPDSTRQGSSELYTCARGLRGDGKSSAGSEN
- a CDS encoding endonuclease MutS2 — encoded protein: MRAKDLETLEFGTLLAEIARHAASSAGKEACRGLQPEGLSSVVRNELTRVSDLIALMADEPVPLGDFPDIRHHLSESRTLGARLSGAELLEVASSLAAVRLMRGYLRANASGRPLLMRSVGSLHSMPELGRKLADTLDEEGNLRDDASPALRAVRRELRQLRSEIEARLGRLFRKSSSDRLFADEYVTVRNGRFVVPVRAATQSDLPGIVQDRSSSGETLFVEPLFAVEGNNRLLIAAREEAEEEARILTEITQMVGQFADGLEEAFGALVDLDTVAARARFAAKHDAICPRIGEAGDAVFLRKARHPLLVLTGRPVTPVDIELDAETKLLVLTGPNTGGKSVALKTLGLTSLMAQAGIPILAEAGAALPLFDGVWTDIGDQQNVADDLSTFSGHIRNLGEILSASGSASLVLLDEPGTGTDPEDGAALARVLLQNLISRGTRVLATTHFQTVKIFALNSGGATVAAVDFDPDTFSPRYRLIYGSIGPSLGLAMARRLGLPEDLLTAAERERGDLAQSLGDAVTQLEAERRRYESDAAEMATERERLRKLQTEHETLAGELREKKKKKWADELGEAKRFAEELKTEGRRLLAEARRDPQGAARRVHQAGLEQSARVDERRAATFDEGPRPPSSPPTTLSVGDEVEIVGNGVRGKLVKIAGERAQIERGSIRFDVPAKQLRRLGGAAPKFPKAHGPSHFVRRAPRESDDTSSSMELNLVGARVVRALERLESFLDRASLDDRSFVRIVHGHGTGALRSAVREYLADSPYVVRFEEAEGNAGGSGATIVHLR